A stretch of the Archangium violaceum genome encodes the following:
- a CDS encoding THUMP domain-containing class I SAM-dependent RNA methyltransferase, which yields MAERLALFATTARGTEDLLAEELKELGARRIRQDRGGVRFMASLDEALKVCLWSRIAMRVLYPLGEFEARGAEGLYEAVASVPWEEHLTPETTFAVEATLKDSEHSHTGFVALKVKDAVVDRMRDKRGARPDVDPRNPDVRVVAHLVRERLSLSLDLCGEPLHRRGYRVRPTPAPLKETLAAALLRAAGYTGEEGLVDPMCGSGTILIEGGLIARRRAPGINRDFAVEKWPHLGARARELLDDLRADARRSERKVTVPLLGFDKDPEALEAARRNVKAAKLAEEIHLEEGDATKLPPLPESGGLILTNPPYGDRLGSGGQKGMKTFYFKLGDSLRSLPGWRVWVLSGNPAFESAFHARPRSRRDLWNGPIACTLLGYSAVPVRTGAQGSEAPLGVPEKTQDVASVRPEDEGEEQG from the coding sequence ATGGCTGAACGTCTCGCCCTCTTCGCCACCACCGCCCGCGGAACCGAGGACCTCCTGGCCGAGGAGCTCAAGGAGCTCGGCGCGCGCCGCATCCGTCAGGACCGGGGCGGGGTGCGCTTCATGGCCTCGCTCGACGAGGCGCTGAAGGTATGTCTCTGGTCGCGCATCGCCATGCGCGTGCTCTACCCGCTGGGCGAATTCGAGGCCCGCGGCGCCGAGGGCCTGTACGAGGCCGTGGCCAGCGTCCCCTGGGAGGAGCACCTGACGCCGGAGACCACCTTCGCGGTGGAGGCGACGCTCAAGGACAGCGAGCACAGCCATACGGGCTTCGTGGCGCTCAAGGTGAAGGACGCGGTGGTGGACCGGATGCGTGACAAGCGGGGGGCCCGGCCGGACGTGGACCCCCGGAATCCGGACGTGCGCGTGGTGGCCCACCTGGTGCGCGAGCGGTTGTCGCTCTCGTTGGACCTCTGTGGCGAGCCCCTGCACCGCCGGGGTTACCGGGTGCGTCCAACGCCGGCCCCGCTGAAGGAGACGCTGGCCGCGGCCCTGCTGCGCGCCGCGGGCTACACGGGCGAGGAGGGGCTGGTGGACCCGATGTGTGGCTCGGGGACGATCCTCATCGAGGGGGGCCTCATCGCCCGGAGACGCGCCCCTGGCATCAACCGGGACTTCGCGGTGGAGAAGTGGCCCCACCTGGGCGCGCGTGCACGGGAGTTGCTCGACGACCTGCGCGCGGATGCCCGCCGCAGCGAGCGCAAGGTGACGGTGCCGCTGCTCGGCTTCGACAAGGATCCGGAGGCGCTGGAGGCCGCGCGGCGCAACGTGAAGGCGGCGAAGCTGGCGGAGGAGATCCACCTCGAGGAGGGCGACGCGACGAAGCTCCCTCCCCTGCCCGAGAGCGGCGGACTCATCCTCACCAATCCCCCGTATGGAGACCGGCTGGGCTCGGGCGGACAGAAGGGAATGAAGACCTTCTATTTCAAGCTGGGCGACAGCCTGCGCTCGCTGCCGGGCTGGCGCGTGTGGGTGCTCTCGGGCAACCCGGCCTTCGAGAGCGCCTTCCATGCGCGCCCGCGGAGCCGACGCGACCTGTGGAATGGCCCCATCGCCTGCACGCTGCTCGGCTACTCGGCGGTGCCGGTGCGCACGGGCGCGCAGGGCTCAGAAGCGCCGCTCGGTGTGCCGGAGAAGACGCAGGATGTTGCTTCGGTGCGTCCAGAGGATGAGGGCGAAGAGCAGGGCTGA
- the plsY gene encoding glycerol-3-phosphate 1-O-acyltransferase PlsY, protein MHAAALLLFGYLAGSVPFGVLLTRWLRGVDVRQSGSGNIGATNVTRVAGKKLGAVVLLLDALKGALAVALALWLMPGAPRVHAAVGLAAFLGHVYPVWLKLQGGKGVATALGVLAVLVPLAAISGALVYAGLVAAWRVSSVGSLAGGMTAVAVASLIALAPEYAWLSALLFALILWTHRSNILRLLRHTERRF, encoded by the coding sequence TTGCACGCCGCCGCCCTTCTCCTGTTCGGTTACCTGGCGGGCTCCGTGCCCTTCGGCGTCCTGCTCACCCGCTGGCTGCGCGGCGTGGACGTCCGCCAGAGCGGCAGCGGCAACATCGGCGCCACCAACGTCACCCGTGTGGCCGGCAAGAAGCTCGGCGCGGTGGTGCTGCTGCTGGATGCGCTCAAGGGCGCCCTGGCCGTGGCCCTCGCCCTGTGGCTGATGCCCGGTGCCCCCCGGGTGCACGCGGCGGTGGGGCTCGCCGCCTTCCTCGGCCACGTCTACCCCGTGTGGCTCAAGCTGCAGGGCGGCAAGGGCGTGGCCACCGCGCTCGGGGTGCTCGCCGTGCTCGTGCCGCTGGCGGCCATCTCCGGGGCGCTCGTCTACGCGGGGCTCGTGGCGGCCTGGCGCGTGAGCTCCGTGGGCTCCCTGGCCGGGGGCATGACGGCCGTCGCCGTCGCCTCCCTCATCGCGCTCGCCCCCGAGTACGCGTGGCTCTCAGCCCTGCTCTTCGCCCTCATCCTCTGGACGCACCGAAGCAACATCCTGCGTCTTCTCCGGCACACCGAGCGGCGCTTCTGA
- a CDS encoding DUF2752 domain-containing protein, whose product MKVSLPKPNRTFGLADVLGLVGLVGLFVARYIPVARLIPFWGCALRETTGWPCLGCGLTRVADRVAHFNLAGAWDANPLGTVAALFFALMIVVMLLHLVFAMPIPQLELSPTEWHWVRIAAAAIVLVNYAWVVVKAKFPYLLA is encoded by the coding sequence GTGAAGGTCTCCCTCCCCAAGCCCAACCGCACCTTCGGTCTCGCCGACGTGCTCGGCCTCGTGGGTCTCGTCGGGTTGTTCGTCGCCCGCTACATCCCCGTGGCCAGGCTCATTCCCTTCTGGGGCTGTGCCCTGCGGGAAACCACCGGGTGGCCCTGCCTCGGCTGCGGGCTGACGCGGGTCGCGGACCGGGTGGCTCACTTCAACCTCGCCGGAGCCTGGGACGCCAACCCGCTCGGGACGGTGGCCGCCCTCTTCTTCGCCCTCATGATCGTGGTGATGTTGCTGCACCTCGTCTTCGCCATGCCCATCCCCCAGCTCGAGCTCTCGCCCACCGAGTGGCACTGGGTCCGCATCGCCGCCGCCGCCATCGTCCTCGTCAACTACGCCTGGGTGGTGGTGAAGGCGAAGTTCCCCTACCTGCTCGCCTAG
- a CDS encoding DUF4920 domain-containing protein produces MKTFRSALLTLFALPLVALAEAPAPAAQKPAEAAAKSGKVQEDCPHPPPPADAKPASGWTLTRGEALKGAPAVTLAELLTKPQAHDGKTVRVEGQVRKACQKKGCWMELAEGQKGAGVRVTFKDYGFFVPVDSAGSAARVEGVVKVTELSEAMAKHYEAEGAMVPRGGDGKPREVQLVATGVELRR; encoded by the coding sequence ATGAAGACCTTCCGCTCCGCCCTGCTGACGCTGTTCGCCCTTCCCCTCGTGGCGCTCGCCGAGGCCCCCGCCCCGGCCGCGCAGAAGCCCGCCGAGGCCGCCGCGAAGTCGGGGAAGGTGCAGGAGGATTGTCCCCACCCGCCGCCCCCCGCGGATGCGAAGCCGGCCTCGGGCTGGACGCTGACGCGCGGCGAGGCGCTGAAGGGGGCCCCCGCGGTGACGCTCGCCGAGCTGCTGACGAAGCCGCAGGCCCACGACGGCAAGACGGTGCGCGTGGAGGGCCAGGTGCGCAAGGCCTGCCAGAAGAAGGGGTGCTGGATGGAGCTCGCCGAGGGCCAGAAGGGCGCCGGGGTGCGGGTGACGTTCAAGGACTACGGCTTCTTCGTGCCCGTGGACTCGGCGGGCTCGGCGGCGCGGGTGGAGGGAGTGGTGAAGGTGACGGAGCTGAGCGAGGCCATGGCGAAGCACTACGAGGCCGAGGGCGCCATGGTGCCGCGTGGCGGCGACGGCAAGCCGCGCGAGGTACAGCTGGTGGCCACGGGCGTTGAGCTGCGCCGCTGA
- a CDS encoding radical SAM protein — MEGRYSLVERVAALLADEQGTLRKEAPYRVALCYPSPYHVGMSSLGYQAMYREIHSHPGATAERAFLPDDVEAYRRTRTSLFTFESQAPVSSFHMLAFSVAYELELSGLFSMLELSGIPLLKEERDERHPLVVAGGPLTFSNPDPLEPFVDVLVQGEADDLIHVLVEAAASMEKDALLTHLAGIPGFRVAGRGGMRYHVAKASDARLPARSAIITPHTELRSMFLIEPERGCSRGCHYCVMRRTTNGGMRTVPPERVLSLIPEHAKRVGLVGAAVTDHPRIVELLRTLVDSGREVGVSSLRADRLTQELVDQLRRGGATNLTVAADGASQRMRDLVDRKHSEEQIIRAANFARTAGMRQLKVYNVVGLPLEEDADIDELARFTVELSKILPVALGVAPFVAKRNTPLDGAPFAGIREVEGRLERLRRGLKGRAEVRPTSARWAWVEYMLAQCGPEAGLAAMDAWRAGGSFAAFKRAFQERNCQPYLARRVEDGRRRPTEWPRVENVAPHYV; from the coding sequence ATGGAGGGTCGGTACTCACTCGTTGAACGTGTCGCGGCGCTGCTGGCGGACGAGCAGGGCACGCTCCGCAAGGAGGCGCCCTACCGGGTGGCCCTCTGCTACCCGAGCCCCTACCACGTGGGGATGAGCTCGCTCGGCTACCAGGCCATGTACCGGGAGATTCACTCCCACCCGGGGGCCACCGCCGAGCGCGCCTTCCTGCCCGATGACGTGGAGGCCTACCGCCGCACGCGCACGTCCCTCTTCACCTTCGAGTCACAGGCCCCCGTCTCCAGCTTCCACATGCTGGCCTTCTCGGTGGCCTACGAGCTGGAGCTGTCCGGGCTCTTCTCCATGCTCGAACTGTCCGGCATCCCCCTCCTCAAGGAGGAGCGGGACGAGCGCCATCCCCTCGTGGTGGCCGGCGGGCCGCTCACCTTCTCCAATCCGGATCCGCTCGAGCCCTTCGTGGACGTGCTCGTGCAGGGAGAGGCCGACGATCTCATCCACGTGCTGGTGGAAGCGGCGGCGTCCATGGAGAAGGACGCGCTCCTCACGCACCTGGCGGGCATCCCCGGCTTCCGAGTGGCGGGCCGTGGCGGCATGCGCTACCACGTCGCCAAGGCCTCGGACGCGCGTCTGCCCGCCCGCTCGGCCATCATCACCCCGCACACGGAGCTGCGCTCGATGTTCCTCATCGAGCCCGAGCGCGGCTGCTCGCGCGGGTGTCACTACTGCGTCATGCGACGCACCACCAACGGGGGCATGCGCACCGTGCCGCCCGAGCGCGTGCTGTCGCTCATCCCCGAGCACGCGAAGCGCGTGGGCCTCGTGGGCGCGGCCGTGACGGACCACCCCCGCATCGTCGAGCTGCTGCGGACCCTCGTGGACTCGGGCCGCGAGGTGGGCGTGTCCTCGCTGCGCGCGGATCGGCTCACCCAGGAGCTGGTGGATCAGCTGCGGCGCGGAGGTGCCACCAACCTCACCGTGGCCGCGGATGGGGCCTCGCAGCGCATGCGCGACCTGGTCGACCGTAAGCATTCGGAGGAGCAGATCATCCGCGCGGCGAACTTCGCCAGAACGGCGGGGATGCGGCAGCTCAAGGTGTACAACGTCGTCGGCCTGCCCCTGGAGGAGGACGCCGACATCGACGAGCTGGCCCGCTTCACCGTGGAGCTGTCGAAGATCCTCCCGGTGGCGCTGGGAGTGGCGCCCTTCGTGGCCAAGCGCAACACGCCGCTGGATGGGGCGCCCTTCGCCGGCATCCGCGAGGTGGAGGGCCGGCTGGAGCGACTGCGGCGGGGCCTCAAGGGACGCGCCGAGGTGCGGCCCACCTCGGCCCGCTGGGCCTGGGTGGAGTACATGCTGGCCCAGTGTGGCCCCGAGGCCGGCCTGGCCGCCATGGACGCCTGGAGGGCCGGTGGGAGCTTCGCGGCCTTCAAGCGCGCCTTCCAGGAGCGTAACTGCCAGCCCTACCTGGCCCGCCGCGTGGAAGACGGGCGGCGCCGGCCCACCGAGTGGCCCCGGGTGGAGAACGTCGCTCCGCATTACGTCTGA
- a CDS encoding TonB-dependent receptor has product MQVRRMLRATGVVVVASLSYGTAAYADSVIVGTVVSAENKKPVADVVVTATSPNLLGEQVVVTDAQGQYRIPQLPPGVYTLRFDKESFKPFSRPDIQLRLDRTIRVNVELLPESFTELIEVTARPPTIDVGSTNTGVSVDQDFIKRIAVNRPSGRGGASRSFESLAELAPGAQSDQYGVSINGATSPENGYVVDGLSTNDAAFGINASPLSVEFVQDVNIITGGYMPEYGRSTGGVVNAVTKSGSNEFHGTVFANWTPGSLEGTRTAISSSGSVITGQSSLANLGDLGATLGGPIIKDKLWFFAGVAPSATRWKHLRTLNAYTEFDADGNPTATRLIPGSERTFFADQRSVQAMGKLTYLINQDHNLSLSVNTSPTTSGGNGRLTINRLTGGVISRIDASPDATGLSEVNTNSTAVGLKYAGSFMEKKLLLDANVGVFHQTASTLPIDGSGDLLGTPEGDKEILSGNGLAGLSRVTYVYPRSLVGLESLPGIATTAEYCGTTPEEQLARCPVQAYDIGGFGGMSKTLIDRYQANVKATYLANFFGQHVIKAGADTEMLVYDQTKAISGGVSFQEVELSNGEIGWSDFRRYGYQTGPDSPVNLASLHTTNSSITVGGFVQDSWSIANRVTINAGLRYDVQSLYGGDQLAFVLGNQWSPRVGVIVDPLGNGQMKVYANYARYYEQVPLNLVDRQFPGESRYNTYRVAASADAEGCDPSTLAGQRGNCADPDYIFESAESSRNPSRLYTGGKLENLSVDPDISAQSSTEYLVGAEYELLANTRLTATYTHRAMNSVIEDMSRDDGATYFLGNPGSGFAKEFPTPERTYNAVTVALTRAFGEGWLAQASYTWSRLYGNYPGLFRPETGQLDPNILSDFDLISLLDNRTGLLPYDRTHSVKVFGAKEFNFTKDFSGSLGLSYRGNSGTPINYLGGHVDYGEGEGFVLPRGSAGRTPWVNNIDTNIGLNYRVTKTSTVSFTLDVFNIFNFQTETLVDENYTYAAVLPVKDGTPADLPNKVVVVGSNGDQRAMTADDVNPNFKKPTQYQSPRQVRFGVRYTF; this is encoded by the coding sequence ATGCAAGTAAGACGGATGCTCCGGGCAACTGGAGTGGTCGTGGTCGCGAGTCTGTCGTACGGGACCGCGGCTTATGCCGACAGCGTTATCGTCGGTACGGTCGTTAGCGCCGAAAACAAGAAGCCGGTCGCAGATGTGGTCGTCACCGCGACGTCGCCCAACCTTCTGGGCGAGCAGGTCGTCGTTACGGACGCTCAGGGCCAGTACCGTATTCCCCAGCTGCCGCCGGGTGTCTACACCCTGCGTTTCGACAAGGAGTCGTTCAAGCCGTTCTCGCGTCCGGACATCCAGCTGCGCCTGGACCGTACCATCCGCGTGAACGTGGAGCTGCTGCCCGAGAGCTTCACCGAGCTCATCGAGGTGACGGCCCGCCCGCCGACCATCGACGTCGGTTCGACCAACACGGGCGTCAGCGTCGACCAGGATTTCATCAAGCGCATCGCGGTGAACCGTCCGTCGGGCCGTGGCGGCGCGTCGCGCTCCTTCGAGAGCCTCGCCGAGCTGGCCCCTGGCGCGCAGAGCGACCAGTACGGTGTGTCCATCAACGGCGCCACCTCGCCTGAGAACGGCTACGTGGTGGACGGCCTGTCCACGAACGACGCGGCGTTCGGCATCAACGCCAGCCCGCTGAGCGTGGAGTTCGTGCAGGACGTCAACATCATCACCGGCGGCTACATGCCGGAGTACGGCCGCTCCACGGGCGGCGTGGTCAACGCGGTCACCAAGTCGGGCTCCAACGAGTTCCACGGCACGGTGTTCGCCAACTGGACCCCGGGCTCCCTCGAGGGGACCCGTACCGCCATCAGCAGCAGCGGCTCGGTCATCACCGGCCAGAGCTCTCTGGCGAACCTGGGTGACCTCGGCGCCACCCTCGGTGGTCCGATCATCAAGGACAAGCTGTGGTTCTTCGCCGGTGTGGCTCCGTCGGCGACCCGGTGGAAGCACCTGCGTACCCTCAACGCCTACACCGAGTTCGACGCGGACGGCAACCCCACCGCCACCCGCCTGATCCCCGGCTCCGAGCGCACCTTCTTCGCCGATCAGCGCAGCGTCCAGGCGATGGGTAAGTTGACCTACCTCATCAACCAGGACCACAACCTCTCGCTGTCGGTCAACACCTCGCCCACCACGAGCGGTGGCAATGGCCGGTTGACGATCAACCGCCTGACCGGTGGCGTCATCAGCCGCATCGACGCGAGCCCGGATGCGACCGGTCTGTCGGAGGTGAACACCAACAGCACGGCGGTTGGCCTCAAGTACGCCGGCTCGTTCATGGAGAAGAAGCTCCTGCTCGACGCCAACGTCGGTGTGTTCCACCAGACGGCCTCCACCCTGCCCATCGACGGCAGCGGAGATCTGCTGGGCACCCCCGAGGGCGACAAGGAGATTCTCTCGGGCAACGGTCTGGCGGGCCTTTCCCGCGTGACGTACGTCTACCCGCGTTCGCTGGTGGGCCTGGAGTCCCTGCCTGGGATCGCCACCACGGCCGAGTACTGCGGCACCACGCCGGAAGAGCAGCTGGCGCGCTGCCCGGTGCAGGCCTACGACATCGGTGGCTTTGGCGGCATGTCCAAGACGCTGATCGACCGCTACCAGGCGAACGTCAAGGCCACCTACCTGGCGAACTTCTTCGGTCAGCACGTGATCAAGGCGGGCGCCGACACCGAGATGCTCGTCTATGATCAGACGAAGGCCATCTCGGGCGGAGTCTCCTTCCAGGAGGTGGAGCTCAGCAACGGTGAGATCGGCTGGTCCGACTTCCGCCGCTACGGCTACCAGACGGGTCCGGACTCCCCGGTCAACCTGGCGAGCCTCCACACGACGAACTCCAGCATCACCGTCGGTGGCTTCGTGCAGGACAGCTGGTCCATCGCCAACCGGGTGACGATCAACGCCGGTCTGCGCTACGACGTGCAGTCGCTGTACGGTGGTGATCAGCTCGCGTTCGTGCTGGGCAACCAGTGGTCGCCGCGCGTGGGCGTGATCGTGGATCCGCTCGGCAACGGCCAGATGAAGGTCTACGCGAACTACGCGCGGTACTACGAGCAGGTGCCGCTCAACCTGGTGGACCGCCAGTTCCCGGGTGAGTCGCGCTACAACACCTACCGGGTGGCCGCCAGCGCGGATGCCGAGGGCTGCGATCCCAGCACGCTCGCGGGCCAGCGTGGCAACTGCGCGGATCCGGACTACATCTTCGAGTCCGCCGAGAGCAGCCGCAACCCCAGCCGTCTCTACACGGGCGGTAAGCTCGAGAACCTCTCGGTCGACCCGGACATCTCGGCGCAGTCGTCCACCGAGTACCTGGTGGGCGCCGAGTACGAGCTCCTGGCCAACACCCGCCTGACCGCGACCTACACCCACCGCGCCATGAACTCGGTCATCGAGGACATGAGCCGCGATGACGGCGCCACGTACTTCCTGGGCAACCCGGGCTCGGGCTTCGCCAAGGAGTTCCCGACGCCGGAGCGTACCTACAACGCGGTGACGGTGGCCCTGACCCGCGCCTTCGGCGAGGGATGGCTGGCCCAGGCGAGCTACACCTGGTCCCGGCTGTACGGTAACTACCCGGGCCTCTTCCGCCCGGAGACCGGCCAGCTCGACCCGAACATCCTGTCCGACTTCGACCTCATCTCGCTGCTGGACAACCGGACCGGTCTGCTCCCCTACGACCGCACCCACTCCGTCAAGGTCTTCGGTGCCAAGGAGTTCAACTTCACCAAGGACTTCTCGGGTAGCCTCGGTCTCTCCTACCGCGGTAACTCGGGTACGCCCATCAACTACCTGGGCGGCCACGTGGACTACGGTGAGGGCGAGGGCTTCGTGCTGCCGCGCGGCTCCGCCGGCCGTACGCCCTGGGTCAACAACATCGACACCAACATTGGCCTGAACTACCGCGTCACCAAGACCAGCACGGTGTCCTTCACCCTGGACGTGTTCAACATCTTCAACTTCCAGACGGAAACGCTGGTGGATGAGAACTACACGTACGCGGCCGTGCTGCCGGTGAAGGACGGCACCCCGGCTGACCTGCCGAACAAGGTGGTCGTCGTGGGCTCCAATGGCGACCAGCGTGCGATGACCGCGGATGACGTGAACCCGAACTTCAAGAAGCCGACGCAGTATCAGTCGCCGCGTCAGGTTCGCTTCGGCGTCCGGTACACCTTCTAA
- a CDS encoding energy transducer TonB, protein MFDSVLDRGQGPKSRFGVGAVISVVLHVGLFAAAVWLSTRPPKEKEKEVEVTFKQAMAPPAMAAPPPPPPPPPPAKKKSNPTKKPVVKKPDVIVQPKEIPQEKPPEVEPDPNAGQEEEEASEEEVEGGVEGGVPGGVIGGVVGGVVGGVLGGQVGSTGTDVLPFGAGMTRPEKLSGPAPQYTREALEARVQGLMIVKCVITTEGAIERCRIIKPLPHMEQAVLDSLYAQRYKPVTFQGRPVQVDYTFNIRLSLPR, encoded by the coding sequence ATGTTCGACTCTGTCCTTGACCGCGGACAAGGCCCCAAGTCTCGCTTCGGCGTGGGCGCCGTCATCTCGGTCGTCCTTCACGTCGGCCTGTTCGCCGCTGCGGTCTGGCTTTCCACCCGTCCTCCGAAGGAGAAGGAGAAGGAGGTGGAGGTGACGTTCAAGCAGGCGATGGCGCCTCCGGCGATGGCCGCCCCGCCGCCGCCTCCGCCTCCGCCGCCTCCGGCGAAGAAGAAGAGCAACCCCACCAAGAAGCCGGTGGTGAAGAAGCCGGACGTCATTGTCCAGCCCAAGGAGATCCCCCAGGAGAAGCCGCCCGAGGTGGAGCCTGATCCGAACGCCGGCCAGGAGGAGGAGGAGGCCAGTGAGGAAGAGGTGGAGGGAGGAGTCGAGGGAGGCGTGCCGGGCGGTGTGATTGGCGGCGTGGTGGGAGGTGTGGTTGGTGGAGTGCTTGGTGGACAGGTGGGCAGCACGGGAACGGACGTGCTTCCGTTCGGCGCGGGAATGACTCGCCCCGAAAAGCTTTCTGGTCCTGCGCCTCAGTACACCCGCGAGGCCCTCGAGGCGCGCGTCCAGGGCCTGATGATCGTCAAGTGCGTCATCACCACCGAGGGAGCTATCGAGCGGTGCCGCATCATCAAGCCGTTGCCCCATATGGAGCAGGCCGTGTTGGACTCGCTGTATGCGCAGCGCTACAAGCCGGTGACGTTCCAGGGTCGGCCCGTCCAGGTCGACTATACCTTCAACATCCGTCTGAGCCTGCCCCGTTAG
- a CDS encoding MotA/TolQ/ExbB proton channel family protein — MQFTLTEIWHHTGLFARCVIFTLAFMSVSSLVVMAERIIVFRKTRKDSRNFAAKMGAILAKGDLQQAANTNMGKEIGHLGRVISSGLTAYRISPSDKDVAVESVARALERQAQREVQSLKRGLGVLATVGSTAPFVGLLGTTMGIVNAFQLMAAAGSGGLGTISAGIAEALITTAFGLLVAIPAVMAYNFLSGWVDARSVDISESSNEFLDVVARNLGGGSHAPQA; from the coding sequence ATGCAATTCACGCTTACCGAAATCTGGCACCACACGGGCCTCTTCGCCCGCTGCGTCATCTTCACTCTGGCGTTCATGTCCGTGTCGTCGCTGGTGGTGATGGCGGAGCGCATCATCGTCTTCCGTAAGACGCGCAAGGACTCGCGCAATTTCGCCGCCAAGATGGGCGCCATCCTGGCCAAGGGCGATCTGCAGCAGGCCGCCAACACCAACATGGGCAAGGAGATCGGCCACCTGGGCCGCGTCATCAGCTCGGGCCTGACGGCGTACCGCATCAGCCCGTCCGACAAGGACGTGGCGGTGGAGTCGGTGGCGCGTGCGCTGGAGCGCCAGGCGCAGCGTGAGGTGCAGAGCCTCAAGCGCGGTCTGGGCGTGCTGGCCACGGTGGGTTCCACGGCCCCGTTCGTGGGTCTGCTCGGCACCACGATGGGTATCGTGAACGCCTTCCAGCTCATGGCGGCCGCGGGCTCCGGTGGTCTGGGCACCATCTCCGCCGGTATCGCCGAGGCGCTCATCACCACGGCCTTCGGTCTGCTGGTGGCCATCCCGGCGGTTATGGCCTACAACTTCCTGTCGGGTTGGGTGGACGCTCGCTCGGTGGACATCTCCGAGTCGTCCAACGAGTTCCTCGACGTGGTGGCGCGCAACCTGGGCGGCGGCTCGCACGCCCCCCAGGCCTAG
- a CDS encoding ExbD/TolR family protein — MGMSVGGPQGGPKSDINVTPLVDVVLVLLIIFMVVTPMLQRGKSVSLPKAAKVEDDKGSTNDPDPIILSVTTDKKMFVEQDEYDAAGLEAKLKDTLAYLPNKKILLKGDSSLSVGDVRQVMEVTRKAKAKKIFLGVEELKN; from the coding sequence ATGGGAATGTCCGTAGGTGGTCCCCAGGGGGGCCCGAAGAGCGACATCAACGTCACGCCGCTGGTGGACGTGGTGCTGGTGCTCCTCATCATCTTCATGGTCGTCACGCCCATGCTCCAGCGTGGCAAGTCCGTCAGCCTGCCCAAGGCGGCCAAGGTCGAGGACGACAAGGGCAGCACGAACGATCCGGATCCGATCATCCTCTCCGTCACCACCGACAAGAAGATGTTCGTGGAGCAGGACGAGTACGACGCGGCGGGGCTGGAAGCCAAGCTGAAGGACACGCTGGCCTACCTGCCCAACAAGAAGATCCTCCTCAAGGGTGACAGCTCCCTCTCCGTGGGCGATGTGCGCCAGGTGATGGAAGTCACCCGCAAGGCCAAGGCCAAGAAGATCTTCCTGGGTGTCGAGGAGCTGAAGAACTAG
- a CDS encoding ExbD/TolR family protein, whose amino-acid sequence MATSRKFVKPTTPPNSEINVTPLVDVVLVLLIIFMVVTPLLEKDIEVRIPETEDVPVEQMPQDNSQLIVKLDADGTYSINTEPVSAGDYVNKLKRMLAAKSKEDRIVFFVADDKANYGKLVAAFDGAKQAGAFVLGMATEDIPAGAAAPAGDPAGDPGAAAPAPAPAP is encoded by the coding sequence ATGGCTACCTCCCGCAAGTTCGTCAAGCCGACGACCCCCCCGAACTCGGAGATCAACGTCACGCCGCTGGTGGACGTGGTGCTGGTGCTCCTCATCATCTTCATGGTCGTCACCCCGCTCCTCGAGAAGGACATCGAGGTGCGTATTCCGGAGACGGAAGATGTGCCCGTGGAGCAGATGCCGCAGGACAACAGCCAGCTGATCGTCAAGCTGGACGCCGATGGCACCTACTCCATCAACACGGAGCCGGTGTCGGCGGGCGACTACGTCAACAAGCTCAAGCGCATGCTGGCCGCCAAGTCGAAGGAGGACCGCATCGTCTTCTTCGTGGCGGACGACAAGGCCAACTACGGCAAGCTCGTGGCGGCCTTCGACGGCGCCAAGCAGGCCGGTGCCTTCGTGCTGGGCATGGCCACCGAGGACATCCCGGCCGGCGCCGCCGCTCCGGCGGGGGATCCGGCGGGTGACCCGGGCGCCGCAGCGCCGGCCCCCGCCCCGGCCCCGTAG
- a CDS encoding DUF2378 family protein, which translates to MPDELLVFEQTLEAVYVRALHGRLPPACKVRLREAGLDLDQKLRPAYAFDAWMTFLRITAEELYPGESLEQGAFKLGEACIDGFRETMLGRAVLSLLRVLGPRRALMRATQNFRAGNNYTESRLKELGPRQFELWMNEVGPLPSFTAGILHAGLRTAGAENIRIDMTGYDGHGCTYCISWSEASVSSGVAGKGDSRAATRSGSISSL; encoded by the coding sequence ATGCCCGACGAGCTCCTGGTTTTTGAGCAGACCCTCGAAGCGGTCTACGTGCGCGCTCTGCACGGGCGCCTCCCGCCTGCTTGCAAGGTGCGACTGCGCGAGGCGGGGTTGGACCTGGATCAAAAACTCCGCCCGGCGTACGCCTTCGACGCGTGGATGACGTTCCTGCGCATCACGGCCGAGGAGCTCTACCCCGGCGAGTCCCTGGAGCAGGGAGCCTTCAAGCTGGGCGAAGCCTGCATCGACGGCTTCCGTGAGACGATGCTGGGGCGCGCCGTGCTCTCGCTGCTGCGCGTGCTCGGGCCCCGCCGCGCCCTCATGCGCGCCACCCAGAACTTCCGTGCGGGCAACAACTACACCGAGTCACGTCTCAAGGAGCTGGGCCCGCGCCAGTTCGAGCTGTGGATGAACGAGGTCGGCCCCCTGCCCTCGTTCACGGCCGGCATCCTCCACGCCGGCCTGCGCACGGCCGGCGCGGAGAACATCCGCATCGACATGACCGGCTACGACGGCCACGGCTGCACCTACTGCATCAGCTGGAGCGAGGCCTCCGTCTCCTCGGGCGTGGCCGGCAAGGGCGACTCCAGGGCCGCCACCAGATCCGGATCCATCAGCTCCCTGTAG